In Ciconia boyciana chromosome 1, ASM3463844v1, whole genome shotgun sequence, the genomic stretch CAGAGGTTCCTGTTTCAAGCATTACCTTATGAAGAGAGTCATATTACAGGTCATGGTGTCATATTTAGAGATACAGATTGTTTAGGCTTATCAACAGAACCATCAGCAAgatacattattaaaatatatattattaaaatataaccATAAAACTCCCATTTTTTAACTAGGCCCTCCTCTTTTTCCTACTTCCGTTCTTAATCAATAAAAGTGCTGTGACaaattgggaagaaaaaaacccttgttATCTGTAATATTATTACATGAAgcttggttttcttgtttgtatttGTGTTCTTGTCTGTCTGGTTGCCTACAATTAAATCAAAAAGGGGCTATTTAAAGAAAGGACCGGGCAGAACAGGTAGGTGAGGAAATGCAGGAGGCAGCTGAAATAAACAGGTTCAAAGCAGTTAAGAGAGTCGGTTTCCCGCCAGCCAGAGCTGTCACCGAGACTTGTTGCCAGAAAAGGGCTttgagagagaggggagaagctGCCCGGACTGTTCTGCGGACAGGAGTGCCCGGCAAGGTGAGAGCGTGCTGCTCCTCCCAAAATAGAGATCATCACAGCAAGCAGAGAGCTCACCCTGCCACGCACAGTGGTTTAGGCTGCCATTTCAAAAAGCTTCAGCTGAAATACTGTCACGTGTTTGATGAGGCTGTGCTGTGAACCGGAGCAAGGAACAGGCCCAAATGTTTATGTTTCTGAGcagtgtttcttccttttttcagcaTGTCTCGGAAGTCAGACCCGTTCCCAGCTCAGGTTTTTAGTggtgccccagcagctgctgtgggagaGGGACCTGCCTGGGgaacaaggaggagaaggagggctTGAAGCTGCTCTGGAGCACCGGAGCACGGCTAAAGAAACAGTGGGATGGATGCTTTCCTTGTATGACTTGGTCTTACATGTTTTGCACTTTGAGGGACTGTGTTTTATTCTGGAGAAAGTCTGGGCAGGTGGACGCGAGTCAGTCACTTTAGCATGTCCTCaggccccagccctggctggacCGCTAACACCATCCCAGTTGATACACAAGGGGTTGTAACACAGGACCTGGGTGGAAACAGGGAAGCTGCTCCTAGAGCTGACGACCAAACACTGGAGAGGAGCCCCGAGTCCTGGCTGAGCTGGCTTCTCCCTGAGCAGCCAAGGAGGTAGGTCAGAGTGAAGAGGTTACTTCGAAATTATCAGTAAATGCCTCTTAACTTCTATCATCCCTAGTTTAGCTGTCTTTTGCTCTGTTCTTTCCACCTcttccactttctcttttttctttttaccttcctttctttgtctcttcccacttcctctttcttttacttGATTTTCTCCATCTGCCTTGTGCTTCTCCCTCAGCCTATCTGCTGTGCTTCTCCCCCTCCTCGCTCCcatgcagcagctctgtgcacaAGGACTCCCTTTATCTTGTAACTCCTTCTGACCCACAACCTGCAAGCCCTTCTGAATTTGTTTCTCACATACCTTCCTATTTTAGCCCATACACGTTCTTCAAAGTCTCTTCAGATTTATGAGCTTTTTGACAATGCAACAGCAGGGGAGCTCCCGTACCACACCCAAGAACCTGACAGCAGTCCCACCAGAACTCCCTTTCCCCAGCAATTAGGGCTGTTGCCCACTCAGACAGAAGTGGTAGGCTCAGCAGCTGTAAGCCCGAGACAAAAAGATAATCATTCTTACATTTTCCCGACTCCTAAAATTGAAGCATGAGCTTTGCTTAGGGTATTTGCTGAGACGAATGTGtcagcaaatgcttttcttgcttttcataaaTACACCAAATACAGAAACTATCGTTTTCTATTAAAATCACATTTACTCCAACAGTGATCTGAACAGCAGCAACTTTAGGCATGGCCAAACTCCTCCCGGCAGTCTGTGTACTAGAGTAAGCTGAGCAAGTGTCTCACCCACACTTGACCCAACCACAGGAGATGCTGAAGGCCTCCAGTGAACCAAAAGCTGGAAGTGGTGATTCTGTTCTAAACCAGGGACTTCCAGTGGGTAGTGCATCTTCTTTTGCTGTGCAGCAATCAATGCCAAGCAAGGCACATGTCAGCTAAACATCTGTGCTGGCAACAGTTTCTGTTCAATCTTGTCATAGCAAAACAAGTGAACTATCAGCTTTGGGACTAATTGTGCATTTCGTTTTGGGGTACAGTATCACAACTACATTTATCCTCCATGCTTCAATGGTTTCTCCAAATGAAGTTTAGGATCTTTTGCTCACCATGCATCATAACAATACTTACAGGGAAGGGCAGAGCTAAACAGTTTCTTGGAGAAGCTTGTTGTAAGCCACGGTATTGCTCGTAGCTATTGCATTTTTCAGGCACTGCCAGAAGTAGGGCTGAGATCGAGGGTTAGTTGGCCATTCCAGGACAGAACTTCTGCACAGCGTTTTCCTCAGCTGGACATACCGGGACTTCTGCAGAACCTTCTCAAGAAATATCAAGATAATTACATCCATTTTTTCATCTAGAAGCCGCTGGTGGGCCATGTAAAACGTTGTCTTGAAGCTGCCACTTTTAATATACTTGTTGGTCAGCACAAATATGGTCTTTTTGCTCAGCTGAATGCTCTGCGAAAGGTTGTCAAAGACTGGCTGTCCTGGGAGCCAGTCCCTTTCTTCCAGGCATAAATTGAACTGTCTGGCTTTTTGATCTTCCAACCTTTCAACCAGTTCTGTCAGCACCCACTCATTCACAGCCGGATCTTTATTGTCATAGGCAATAAAAGCATCGTAGCAAGCATCTGGTAAAGATAAACGCCGATAGCCCTTCAACTTAGCAGTGCAGTAATGGTAACTATACCACACATCCCAGAAATAGAGATGGCTCATCACTGCGAACACCATAAAGCCTAGGACAGTTGAAGCTGACAGAGCATACAGAATCAAATACGAGGTGTCCAGCTCACAGGTATACAGATCCAAGAAAACCACACTCCTTCCTTTATGGGCCCCTGGGCCAGCACAGGTCACGTCTGTGGCCAGAAGAGGAATAGTCACTTGAGTCTGATTGATccaccaaacaaaccacacGGCATCACAATTGCACTTGAAAGGATTGCCATGCAAAAGCAGCATCTTCAGGTTGTTAATGACATTTTCAGGGAAGCTAGATTTCTTAATTATTTGGATCTTGTTTGAACTGAGGTCCaagtatttcaatttaaaagcaCCTCTGAGAAAATGTTTGGTTAGCCGTTGGATGCGATTGTTTTGGAGCATCAGTTCTTCGAGTGTTGAAGAGCAATTGGACAGTTCTCGGGGAACAGTAGCCAGAAGGTTATTGCTGAGGTCCAGAGTTACTAGTTTCCTCAGATAGTGGAGGTTTCTCCAGTTGAAACTCTTCATCCGGTTATTGGTTAAGTTGAGGATCTTGAGTTCTGGAGGCATAGCTTCAAAAACACCATGAGGCAAAAAACTGAGCGAGTTGAAGGAAATATCCAGTTGTTCCAGGCTGGTCAGATTCTTGAAGAATGACAAGTATCTAGCATTCCCATCCATCCATAAAACATCTAAACGATTTCCTCTGAATTCTAAAATTTGAAGAGATTGGCTTTCCATTCCTGTGTTAAAAGAGGTAGAAATCTCATTCTCATTCATCATCAGCTTTTTGAGATAAGCCAAGTTTTTCATAAAACTGAGCACGTGAGTAACACCTTCCGCCAGAAAATAATGTTTGTTATTGCTCAGGTCTAGAATTTCTAAAAGTTTTAGCTCTTTGAATGCAGTTGAGTATAGCAAGTCAATCCTGTTGTTAGAAAAATCCAGATATTTCAATCCAGACAAGTAGGAGAATTCACTTCCATTTAAAGTTTGACTTATTGCATTATCTGACAAGTTGAGGCATCTGAGGAAACTAAGTCCCTGGAAGTCTGAGGggttaataaaaaatatgttgtttctGCTTAAATCCAGAGTTTCTCCATATTTCAGGCAGTCTTCCTTAACTGAAGATCTGTAGGAAGCAGCCTCTTTATCTTTGGACCTGCAACTTCGCCCATACTCATCATACCTGAAATAATGCATCTCTTGTAATACTTGCCTGTTGTATTGCTCTACTGAAATCCTAGGATTAGAGCAAAATCCATAAAAGttgctttcagctgaagaaGGAGAAATTTTATTCACTGAGAGGTCTATGAATTTAAGAGCTGGGAATTCTTTGAACATTCTCAGGTCAGCAACTTTAATAAAATTAGTCCCAAGATCCAACACTGTTAGATTTCTAAGACTGAGCAATGGATCTAGATTTCCTTCTCTCAGTTCTTTAAAGACATAACCCCTGAGCCTCAGAGTTTCCAGGttagagagggaggaaaatgtCTTAGACAGATTCAAGGATGGAGAATACATCTGCAGTTCAAAATTAAAGGACAGATCAAGCTCTACAAGGCTGGGGACAAACTTCAAAAACTGAGCATCTCCAATCTCCTTCATGAGGAAATTTTGGGAGAGGTCAAGCTCTTTGAGATTCCTGATGTTTTTAAACCAGCTGCTGGGTATGCTCTGAAGAGAGTTACTGTGAAGTCGCAAAATTCTTAAATTTTTCAAGGAATAAAAAGCCTTTGAATGTATCTCAATTGTGGTCCTGGGGCAGGGAATACAAGGATATGGGGCATTATAGCAACGTGGACAATTACCACTTAGATCAAGAATTTCTAGGTTGTGAAGGGCACTTAAATCATGTTCTTGAATCACTTGAATCATGTTATTGTAAATATACAATTCCTTTAAAGTAGATGACAAATTGGGTGGAATATGAGTTAAGTTGTTAGACTTCAGGGATAgtattgttaattttttcagCTCCAGAAAGGCTGTTTGTtcaatttcaaatgaaacattGCATGGATTACGGTAGTAACAGTTCTGTCCCAGGTACAATATTTCTATGTTTCCTAGCTCTGACAAATTGGCTTTTTGGATAGAAAAGATACTGTTTGCTTCCAGGCTCAGCAGACTTAAAGTAGTAGGAAGACCCCGAGGTATTTCTAACAGCTGGTTTGCATCCAAATACAATGACTTCAATCTTGTCAGTGCAGCAAAACTGCCATTCTCAATCTTCGGTGTCACGGTGCACACGTGATCTTTGGGCCCCATTCTGACAGGCACACAGTTGCATCTGAAGTCAATCTCCACGAGGTTTTCAAGATGAGCAAAGGATGTTGGATAGATATGGGGGATATGGTTAATACTCAGGGTAAGGTTGGTAGCATTTGCAGGGATCCCGCTGGGGACTTCCATGAGACGCCGATCGGTGCAGTCCACTATCACAGTACCTTCAGAGGCTTTAACATCACAGGGTAAACTTTTGGGAAACCAAGCTCCTGACAGCAGTATCGGAAATAGGAAGAGcaagacaaacacaaaaaacGCATTTGACATCTTTGCATGAGGTAcctaaaaataaggaaataggGAGGTATTAATTTAATGCAATGAGAACATGTCACAGGACATCATATGAAGCATGTACTGGATCAGATCAAATATAGAGGTAACCTGGAGTCCTGTCTCTCACATCGGCTAGAAGTGGATGTGCAGGATTGTAAGACTGGGGAAGGCATATGTTGGTATTTCCTCAAATGCTTTCTTTACTTTCTTATCACTAAGTACTGTAGTGTTAAGATAAATATCACTCTCTAAATAatgaatcataaaaaaaaaaaatctactgaaaaaaTGACAAGGCAGGGGATTAAAAGCTACATCtctgtgaattttcttttttttaaggggaaacAAGCATTGTTAAACATCCAGCAGACTGTCATTGTATAATAGCGTAAATGAGCAAAGTTAATTTTTCGAAGCATATGAAGGATAAAGAAAATCTATAGTAATTTAAAAGCTAGTGTAAATTTTCAAAACCACACTAACAGGTGAGTGCCTAATTTAAATTTCACATTATCATAAGGattcttagaatcatagaatataataatagaatcatttatgttggaaaagacccttaacatcatcgagtccaaccgt encodes the following:
- the TLR7 gene encoding toll-like receptor 7, translated to MVPHAKMSNAFFVFVLLFLFPILLSGAWFPKSLPCDVKASEGTVIVDCTDRRLMEVPSGIPANATNLTLSINHIPHIYPTSFAHLENLVEIDFRCNCVPVRMGPKDHVCTVTPKIENGSFAALTRLKSLYLDANQLLEIPRGLPTTLSLLSLEANSIFSIQKANLSELGNIEILYLGQNCYYRNPCNVSFEIEQTAFLELKKLTILSLKSNNLTHIPPNLSSTLKELYIYNNMIQVIQEHDLSALHNLEILDLSGNCPRCYNAPYPCIPCPRTTIEIHSKAFYSLKNLRILRLHSNSLQSIPSSWFKNIRNLKELDLSQNFLMKEIGDAQFLKFVPSLVELDLSFNFELQMYSPSLNLSKTFSSLSNLETLRLRGYVFKELREGNLDPLLSLRNLTVLDLGTNFIKVADLRMFKEFPALKFIDLSVNKISPSSAESNFYGFCSNPRISVEQYNRQVLQEMHYFRYDEYGRSCRSKDKEAASYRSSVKEDCLKYGETLDLSRNNIFFINPSDFQGLSFLRCLNLSDNAISQTLNGSEFSYLSGLKYLDFSNNRIDLLYSTAFKELKLLEILDLSNNKHYFLAEGVTHVLSFMKNLAYLKKLMMNENEISTSFNTGMESQSLQILEFRGNRLDVLWMDGNARYLSFFKNLTSLEQLDISFNSLSFLPHGVFEAMPPELKILNLTNNRMKSFNWRNLHYLRKLVTLDLSNNLLATVPRELSNCSSTLEELMLQNNRIQRLTKHFLRGAFKLKYLDLSSNKIQIIKKSSFPENVINNLKMLLLHGNPFKCNCDAVWFVWWINQTQVTIPLLATDVTCAGPGAHKGRSVVFLDLYTCELDTSYLILYALSASTVLGFMVFAVMSHLYFWDVWYSYHYCTAKLKGYRRLSLPDACYDAFIAYDNKDPAVNEWVLTELVERLEDQKARQFNLCLEERDWLPGQPVFDNLSQSIQLSKKTIFVLTNKYIKSGSFKTTFYMAHQRLLDEKMDVIILIFLEKVLQKSRYVQLRKTLCRSSVLEWPTNPRSQPYFWQCLKNAIATSNTVAYNKLLQETV